TCTACGAGTGGTTGCCCAAGCAGGTATTGCACAGCGTAGCTTAGAGTTTAATGTTTTGCTGTATCCCCTAGGTGTGGGCTTGTGTCCGCGATCCTTCGGGTGCGGTAGAGCCTCTTACTAGCTCCCCGTCGGCACCGTCAAAGGGCAGTATGGCCATGGCTTTGTGCTTTCACCGCAAGGAAGTTGGACCTTTTAATCGTCAATCGTCCCCGCTACGGTGAACCGGTGGGTGACACGAGTACCGATGTCATTGTCGTGGGCGCGGGTTTGGCAGGGTTGGTAGCGACCTGCGAATTGGTGGATCGTGGCAAGAGCGTCATCATCGTCGAGCAGGAAAACGCCGCCAATCTGGGCGGTCAGGCCTATTGGTCGTTCGGTGGCCTGTTCTTTGTCAACAGCCCCGAACAGCGCCGCCTGGGGATCAAGGATTCCCATGAATTGGCCCTGCAGGACTGGCTCGGCACCGCCGGATTCGACCGGCCGGAGGACCACTGGCCGCGCCAATGGGCGCACGCATACGTGGATTTCGCGGCGGGGGAGAAGCGAAGCTGGTTACGTGCCAGGGGATTACAGACTTTTCCTGTGGTGGCTTGGGCCGAGCGCGGCGGCAAGGATGCACTGGGGCCGGGCAACTCTGTCCCGCGGTTCCACATCACCTGGGGTACCGGTCCGGGCCTGGTGGAAATCTTCGCGCGGCGGGTGTTGGCCGCCGTCGACCGCGGCCAGGTACGCATCGCCTACCGGCATCAGGTCGACGAGCTGATCGTCGATCAGGGTGCCGCCGTGGGCGTCCGCGGTCGGGTGCTGGAGCCGTCGACCGCCGTGCGTGGTGTCGCTTCTTCGCGAACCGCATTGGAGGAATTCGAGTTTCGTGCCCAGGCCGTGATCGTGACCAGTGGCGGAATCGGCGCAAATCATGATCTGGTGCGGGCGAACTGGCCCGAGCGGCTGGGTCGTGTTCCCTCCCAGCTGTTGACGGGCGTACCTGCCCATGTCGACGGCCGCATGCTCGGGATTTCCGTCGCCGCGGGCGCCCATCTCATCAACCGTGACCGCATGTGGCACTACACCGAGGGCATCACCAACTACGATCCGATCTGGCCGGGTCATGGGATCCGCATTCTGCCCGGTCCGTCATCGCTCTGGTTGGACGCCAACGGGTCTCGGGTTCCGGCGCCCCTGTTTCCCGGCTTCGACACCCTGGGCACGCTGGAGCACATCTGTCGCAGTGGACAGGATTATTCGTGGTTCATCTTGAACGCGCGGATCATCGCCAAGGAATTCGCGCTCTCGGGGCAGGAACAAAATCCCGACCTGACGGGCAAGGATGTGCGCGGGGTTTTGCGGCGCGGTAAGGCGGGTGCGCCTGCGCCCGTGCAGGCGTTCGTCGACAAGGGCGTCGACTTCGTCAGCGCCACCAATCTGCCCGATCTCGTCGCCAAGATGAACGCGCTGCCGGACGTCACGCCGCTGGACTACGCGACCATCGCCCAGCAGGTGACGGCGCGCGACCGCGAGGTGGCCAACCCGTTTGGCAAGGATCCGCAGATCGCCGCCATCCGCGCCGCGCGGGGCTACCTCGCCGACAGGCTCGTCCGGGTGGTGGCACCGCACCGGCTCACCGATCCCGCGGCGGGTCCGCTCATCGCGGTCAAGCTGCACATCCTGACGCGAAAGACGTTGGGCGGGCTGGAGACCGACCTCGACTCACGCGTTCTGCGTGCCGACGGAAGCTGCTTCGAAGGTTTGTATGCGGCCGGTGAGGTCGCCGGGTTCGGCGGCGGCGGCGTGCACGGCTATCGCGCGCTGGAGGGCACGTTCCTGGGTGGCTGCATCTTCAGTGGACGGGCCGCGGGCCGGGGCGCCGCCGAAGACATCGGCTAACCCTTATTCCGTCGACACGCCGCATTACGCAGGATTCGTATCGCACATGTTCGCCACGAGACGGCGTGTCGATGCCGGAAGGGGTCAGAACTGCACCGCGTCCTCGTGTGGCAGCACCTGGAAGTCGGCATCGGACATCTCGCGAAAACGTGTGTAGAAGAACGGGT
The nucleotide sequence above comes from Mycobacteroides saopaulense. Encoded proteins:
- a CDS encoding FAD-binding dehydrogenase; amino-acid sequence: MGDTSTDVIVVGAGLAGLVATCELVDRGKSVIIVEQENAANLGGQAYWSFGGLFFVNSPEQRRLGIKDSHELALQDWLGTAGFDRPEDHWPRQWAHAYVDFAAGEKRSWLRARGLQTFPVVAWAERGGKDALGPGNSVPRFHITWGTGPGLVEIFARRVLAAVDRGQVRIAYRHQVDELIVDQGAAVGVRGRVLEPSTAVRGVASSRTALEEFEFRAQAVIVTSGGIGANHDLVRANWPERLGRVPSQLLTGVPAHVDGRMLGISVAAGAHLINRDRMWHYTEGITNYDPIWPGHGIRILPGPSSLWLDANGSRVPAPLFPGFDTLGTLEHICRSGQDYSWFILNARIIAKEFALSGQEQNPDLTGKDVRGVLRRGKAGAPAPVQAFVDKGVDFVSATNLPDLVAKMNALPDVTPLDYATIAQQVTARDREVANPFGKDPQIAAIRAARGYLADRLVRVVAPHRLTDPAAGPLIAVKLHILTRKTLGGLETDLDSRVLRADGSCFEGLYAAGEVAGFGGGGVHGYRALEGTFLGGCIFSGRAAGRGAAEDIG